In Astyanax mexicanus isolate ESR-SI-001 chromosome 17, AstMex3_surface, whole genome shotgun sequence, a single window of DNA contains:
- the c17h18orf25 gene encoding uncharacterized protein C18orf25 homolog isoform X1, whose product MADAEKANKLPECPSEGGATAEEQDMPLRTETSPTSSPTCEEPISGQSPARPQPPGLLSMPCLLKELRRDSSPDQPLETMPASSTDTNTTSQLCPPEDSDSSICLRSPSSSGHLGDSDTLSSAEEAAEPASAPVAAGSRKPSRRSRSESDAPGIGMAAKKNRCQEKQVNGRSRGRGQRSQRQKERMRMLRQKREAAARRKPDLLQDSSTSDSDITAHSSSSSSSSASSDNEGGAINSHQPAGRRGNDTISGLLEGGVASGSLGGVLEEALTRLAAMQRQTEERFRVWMERLSRLHSDDDDDESEPRSGAEPGGRSRDSSFLPSSESQETLAAYQMARLSGAPPLTAQSTTLNGNLNGIVDSPDPNLLNA is encoded by the exons ATGGCTGATGCCGAGAAGGCTAACAAGCTCCCAGAATGCCCCTCAGAGGGCGGGGCCACAGCAGAGGAGCAGGACATGCCCCTGAGAACCGAAACATCGCCCACAAGCTCTCCTACTTGCGAAGAGCCAATCAGCGGTCAGAGCCCTGCAAGGCCGCAGCCCCCCGGCCTGCTTTCCATGCCCTGTTTGCTGAAGGAGCTGCGCAGAGACTCTTCCCCTGACCAGCCCCTGGAAACAATGCCTGCATCTTCTACCGATACCAACACCACCAGTCAGCTCTGCCCACCAGAGGACAGCGATTCATCCATCTGCCTGCGCTCTCCCTCCTCCTCTGGTCACTTAGGTGACTCGGACACTCTCTCGTCTGCAGAAGAGGCAGCAGAGCCCGCCTCTGCCCCGGTCGCTGCAGGCAGCAGGAAGCCATCACGGCGCTCCCGTTCTGAGAGCGATGCGCCCGGCATTGGTATGGCAGCCAAGAAGAACCGCTGTCAAGAAAAACAGGTGAATGGGCGGAGTCGGGGACGGGGCCAACGCAGCCAGCGGCAGAAAGAGCGCATGCGTATGCTTCGGCAGAAACGAGAGGCAGCAGCCCGGCGCAAACCAGACCTGCTCCAGGATAGCAGCACCAGCGACAGTGACATCACTGCACACTCTTCGTCATCCTCTTCATCATCGGCATCGTCAGACAACGAGGGAGGGGCGATCAACTCACACCAGCCAG CTGGTCGCCGTGGAAACGACACCATCTCCGGACTGCTGGAAGGGGGCGTGGCCAGCGGCAGCCTGGGTGGGGTCCTGGAGGAAGCCCTGACGCGGTTGGCTGCTATGCAGAGGCAGACGGAGGAGCGTTTCCGTGTGTGGATGGAGAGGCTGAGCCGCCTGCACTCGGACGACGATGATGACGAGAGCGAGCCACGGTCCGGCGCGGAGCCTGGGGGGCGGAGCCGCGACAGCTCTTTCCTGCCCTCGTCAGAGTCGCAGGAGACATTGGCCGCCTATCAGATGGCACGCCTGAGCGGTGCCCCGCCCCTTACAGCCCAGAGCACCACACTCAACGGCAACCTCAACGGCATTGTGGACTCCCCCGACCCCAACCTGCTGAATGCATAA
- the c17h18orf25 gene encoding uncharacterized protein C18orf25 homolog isoform X2, with translation MADAEKANKLPECPSEGGATAEEQDMPLRTETSPTSSPTCEEPISGQSPARPQPPGLLSMPCLLKELRRDSSPDQPLETMPASSTDTNTTSQLCPPEDSDSSICLRSPSSSGHLGDSDTLSSAEEAAEPASAPVAAGSRKPSRRSRSESDAPGIGMAAKKNRCQEKQVNGRSRGRGQRSQRQKERMRMLRQKREAAARRKPDLLQDSSTSDSDITAHSSSSSSSSASSDNEGGAINSHQPVGPAVIGHYDISDTHSEQEQQPHILSGPVAAEPPQANLASSDSEVEIVGVQENASAVCRFPRGGVIQSLSSWKQRAPPTWTAVSAQPGWAPPPEVVDLTLDEERHRYLL, from the exons ATGGCTGATGCCGAGAAGGCTAACAAGCTCCCAGAATGCCCCTCAGAGGGCGGGGCCACAGCAGAGGAGCAGGACATGCCCCTGAGAACCGAAACATCGCCCACAAGCTCTCCTACTTGCGAAGAGCCAATCAGCGGTCAGAGCCCTGCAAGGCCGCAGCCCCCCGGCCTGCTTTCCATGCCCTGTTTGCTGAAGGAGCTGCGCAGAGACTCTTCCCCTGACCAGCCCCTGGAAACAATGCCTGCATCTTCTACCGATACCAACACCACCAGTCAGCTCTGCCCACCAGAGGACAGCGATTCATCCATCTGCCTGCGCTCTCCCTCCTCCTCTGGTCACTTAGGTGACTCGGACACTCTCTCGTCTGCAGAAGAGGCAGCAGAGCCCGCCTCTGCCCCGGTCGCTGCAGGCAGCAGGAAGCCATCACGGCGCTCCCGTTCTGAGAGCGATGCGCCCGGCATTGGTATGGCAGCCAAGAAGAACCGCTGTCAAGAAAAACAGGTGAATGGGCGGAGTCGGGGACGGGGCCAACGCAGCCAGCGGCAGAAAGAGCGCATGCGTATGCTTCGGCAGAAACGAGAGGCAGCAGCCCGGCGCAAACCAGACCTGCTCCAGGATAGCAGCACCAGCGACAGTGACATCACTGCACACTCTTCGTCATCCTCTTCATCATCGGCATCGTCAGACAACGAGGGAGGGGCGATCAACTCACACCAGCCAG TGGGGCCTGCGGTCATTGGGCACTATGACATCTCAGACACACACTCTGAACAGGAGCAGCAGCCTCACATTCTCTCAG GTCCAGTAGCTGCGGAGCCTCCACAGGCGAATCTGGCGTCTTCCGACAGTGAAGTGGAGATTGTCGGCGTGCAGGAGAATGCCag TGCTGTGTGTAGGTTTCCAAGAGGTGGAGTCATCCAGTCTCTGTCTTCGTGGAAGCAAAGAGCCCCACCAACATGGACAGCAGTCTCCGCTCAGCCTGGCTGGGCTCCGCCCCCAGAGGTGGTGGATCTGACACT
- the c17h18orf25 gene encoding uncharacterized protein C18orf25 homolog isoform X3, which translates to MADAEKANKLPECPSEGGATAEEQDMPLRTETSPTSSPTCEEPISGQSPARPQPPGLLSMPCLLKELRRDSSPDQPLETMPASSTDTNTTSQLCPPEDSDSSICLRSPSSSGHLGDSDTLSSAEEAAEPASAPVAAGSRKPSRRSRSESDAPGIGMAAKKNRCQEKQVNGRSRGRGQRSQRQKERMRMLRQKREAAARRKPDLLQDSSTSDSDITAHSSSSSSSSASSDNEGGAINSHQPGPVAAEPPQANLASSDSEVEIVGVQENASAVCRFPRGGVIQSLSSWKQRAPPTWTAVSAQPGWAPPPEVVDLTLDEERHRYLL; encoded by the exons ATGGCTGATGCCGAGAAGGCTAACAAGCTCCCAGAATGCCCCTCAGAGGGCGGGGCCACAGCAGAGGAGCAGGACATGCCCCTGAGAACCGAAACATCGCCCACAAGCTCTCCTACTTGCGAAGAGCCAATCAGCGGTCAGAGCCCTGCAAGGCCGCAGCCCCCCGGCCTGCTTTCCATGCCCTGTTTGCTGAAGGAGCTGCGCAGAGACTCTTCCCCTGACCAGCCCCTGGAAACAATGCCTGCATCTTCTACCGATACCAACACCACCAGTCAGCTCTGCCCACCAGAGGACAGCGATTCATCCATCTGCCTGCGCTCTCCCTCCTCCTCTGGTCACTTAGGTGACTCGGACACTCTCTCGTCTGCAGAAGAGGCAGCAGAGCCCGCCTCTGCCCCGGTCGCTGCAGGCAGCAGGAAGCCATCACGGCGCTCCCGTTCTGAGAGCGATGCGCCCGGCATTGGTATGGCAGCCAAGAAGAACCGCTGTCAAGAAAAACAGGTGAATGGGCGGAGTCGGGGACGGGGCCAACGCAGCCAGCGGCAGAAAGAGCGCATGCGTATGCTTCGGCAGAAACGAGAGGCAGCAGCCCGGCGCAAACCAGACCTGCTCCAGGATAGCAGCACCAGCGACAGTGACATCACTGCACACTCTTCGTCATCCTCTTCATCATCGGCATCGTCAGACAACGAGGGAGGGGCGATCAACTCACACCAGCCAG GTCCAGTAGCTGCGGAGCCTCCACAGGCGAATCTGGCGTCTTCCGACAGTGAAGTGGAGATTGTCGGCGTGCAGGAGAATGCCag TGCTGTGTGTAGGTTTCCAAGAGGTGGAGTCATCCAGTCTCTGTCTTCGTGGAAGCAAAGAGCCCCACCAACATGGACAGCAGTCTCCGCTCAGCCTGGCTGGGCTCCGCCCCCAGAGGTGGTGGATCTGACACT